A genomic window from Acidobacteriota bacterium includes:
- a CDS encoding helix-hairpin-helix domain-containing protein encodes MAIRLGWLSGIGIALSCLVVSESCRWQASQAGNGSTPPVRQEQTPLPSDSLEPGNRLDINSAGRRELESLPGIGPVLARRIVEFRAKNPPFRRVEEILIIRGIGRRKFEALRDRIRVADSTGQITRPPCSGSTEGSR; translated from the coding sequence GTGGCAATTCGGTTGGGATGGCTGAGCGGCATCGGAATCGCCCTGTCCTGTTTGGTGGTTTCGGAGAGCTGCCGGTGGCAAGCCTCCCAAGCCGGGAACGGGTCGACACCACCCGTTCGACAGGAGCAGACTCCGTTACCGTCCGATTCTCTTGAACCGGGCAACCGACTCGACATCAATTCTGCCGGGCGCCGGGAATTGGAATCGCTGCCGGGCATCGGGCCCGTGCTGGCTCGACGAATTGTGGAGTTCCGCGCCAAGAATCCCCCCTTCCGGAGAGTCGAGGAAATCCTGATCATCCGGGGAATCGGCCGGCGCAAGTTCGAGGCCTTGCGGGATCGGATCCGAGTGGCGGATTCCACCGGGCAGATCACCCGGCCGCCCTGCTCCGGCTCTACCGAGGGATCGAGATGA